The Solibacillus sp. FSL W7-1436 genome window below encodes:
- a CDS encoding GntR family transcriptional regulator produces MTIKADHRHLYLQVIDRLKSDIDKGTYRENEKLPSEFELSKTLGVSRATLREALRLLEEENIIVRRHGVGTFVNPKPVFTSGIEHLSSVSSMIENAGMNPGTIFISAKEEKATEDDVERFQTDIDDNVITIERVRTADNEPVVYCVDKVPANLLPSEFISNQNVSIFSALEQTGSIRVAYAVTYIDPVGFHDEVSPILKCGPETALLVLKQLHYDENDRVVLYSKNYFRADKFSFHVVRKRV; encoded by the coding sequence TTGACAATTAAAGCAGATCATCGTCATTTATACTTACAAGTGATTGATCGTTTGAAGTCAGATATAGATAAAGGGACCTATCGTGAGAACGAAAAATTACCCTCAGAATTCGAACTTTCAAAAACATTAGGTGTAAGTCGTGCAACGCTTCGTGAAGCACTGCGACTTTTGGAAGAAGAAAACATTATTGTCCGACGTCATGGTGTCGGTACATTCGTCAATCCAAAGCCTGTTTTTACATCAGGCATTGAACATTTATCGAGTGTATCTTCCATGATCGAAAACGCTGGTATGAATCCAGGCACAATCTTCATCAGTGCGAAGGAAGAAAAAGCAACGGAAGATGATGTGGAGCGTTTCCAAACTGACATTGATGACAATGTTATCACGATTGAACGTGTAAGAACGGCAGACAATGAACCGGTCGTTTACTGTGTAGACAAAGTACCGGCAAATTTACTGCCAAGTGAATTTATAAGTAATCAAAACGTCTCGATTTTTTCGGCTTTAGAGCAAACCGGATCCATCCGTGTCGCATATGCAGTGACATATATTGATCCAGTCGGCTTCCACGATGAAGTATCACCGATATTGAAATGTGGGCCGGAAACAGCATTACTTGTATTAAAGCAACTTCACTATGATGAAAATGATCGTGTAGTTCTTTATTCAAAAAATTATTTTAGAGCTGACAAATTCAGCTTCCATGTAGTACGTAAACGGGTGTAG
- a CDS encoding BMP family lipoprotein translates to MKKRKFGLLISSVVATGAILAACGTDEESTDSKDTSNNDSNSGSETTDAGSGDFSIAMVTDVGGVDDKSFNQSAWEGVQQFGADNNLSKGDGGFDYLQSQSDADYNTNLNNLLRRDFDLVFGVGFMMGDAIEEIANDNPDAQLALIDAEVAADNVANILFKEQEGAFLAGVVAASMSESGKIGFVGGTDIPVINRFHAGFIEGAKAVNPDIEIQVNYTGVFDDASKGKIAANSMYSSGVDIIFHAAGGTGNGVFSEAKERKAKDPDANVWVIGVDADQYAEGQVDDSTNITLTSMLKGVNNAVVDIATKAKNGEFPGGTTTVYGLAEDGVGLADSRGAIPQEVMDKVEEYKEKIASGEIKVSEEKPE, encoded by the coding sequence ATGAAAAAGCGTAAATTTGGTTTATTAATTTCTTCTGTAGTAGCAACTGGTGCAATTTTGGCGGCATGCGGAACTGACGAAGAGTCAACTGATTCAAAAGACACTTCAAACAATGATTCTAATTCTGGTTCTGAAACAACTGACGCAGGTTCTGGCGATTTCTCTATCGCAATGGTTACAGACGTTGGTGGTGTAGACGACAAATCATTCAACCAATCAGCTTGGGAAGGTGTTCAGCAATTCGGTGCTGACAACAACCTATCGAAAGGTGACGGTGGTTTCGACTACTTACAATCTCAATCAGATGCTGACTACAACACAAACTTAAACAACTTATTACGTCGTGACTTCGATTTAGTATTCGGTGTTGGTTTCATGATGGGTGATGCAATTGAAGAAATCGCTAATGACAATCCAGATGCACAGTTAGCATTAATCGATGCTGAAGTAGCAGCTGACAACGTAGCAAACATCCTGTTCAAAGAGCAAGAAGGTGCTTTCTTAGCTGGTGTTGTTGCAGCTTCAATGTCTGAATCAGGCAAAATCGGTTTCGTAGGTGGTACAGATATCCCAGTAATTAACCGCTTCCACGCTGGTTTCATCGAGGGTGCAAAAGCTGTTAACCCGGATATCGAAATCCAAGTAAACTACACAGGTGTATTTGACGACGCTTCTAAAGGTAAAATCGCTGCGAACTCAATGTACTCTTCTGGCGTAGATATTATCTTCCACGCTGCTGGCGGTACTGGTAACGGTGTATTCTCAGAAGCTAAAGAGCGTAAAGCAAAAGATCCTGATGCTAACGTATGGGTAATCGGTGTTGACGCTGACCAATATGCAGAAGGTCAAGTGGATGACTCTACAAACATCACATTAACTTCTATGTTAAAAGGTGTTAACAACGCAGTAGTGGATATCGCTACAAAAGCTAAAAACGGTGAGTTCCCAGGTGGTACAACGACTGTTTACGGTTTAGCTGAAGACGGTGTTGGCTTAGCAGATTCTCGTGGTGCAATTCCTCAAGAAGTAATGGATAAAGTAGAAGAATATAAAGAGAAAATTGCTTCTGGCGAAATTAAAGTTTCAGAAGAAAAACCTGAATAA
- a CDS encoding ABC transporter ATP-binding protein, giving the protein MEYVIEMLGIRKEFGNFVANNNITLQLKKGEIHALLGENGAGKSTLMNVLFGLYQPEAGEIKVRGEAVKITDPNKANDLGIGMVHQHFMLVENFTVTENIILGSEPTKLGAINIKDAAKDIAALSKKYNLDVDPFAKIEDISVGMQQRVEILKTLYRGAEILIFDEPTASLTPQEITELIAILKLLIKEGKSIIIITHKLKEIMEVSDRVTIIRKGEGVGTVVTAETNPDQLAELMVGRQVEFKTEKGEANPAEEIFKVENLVVTDYRDVEKVKGLNLSIRRGEIVGIAGIDGNGQSELIEAITGLRKIKSGKVTLGGKDITGLKPREITETGVGHIPQDRHKHGLVLDFPIGHNIALQTYYKSPISKGVIMDYKKINEKARKIIEEYDVRTGHGEMTPARALSGGNQQKAIIGREVDRDPDLLIAALPTRGLDVGAIEFIHSRLIEQRDKGKAVLLISFELDEVMNVSDRIAVIYDGTIVDTVYPKETSEQELGLLMAGEKRKAKAVKEGNE; this is encoded by the coding sequence GTGGAATACGTGATTGAAATGCTCGGGATCCGTAAAGAGTTCGGTAATTTCGTAGCAAACAACAATATCACCCTCCAGTTAAAAAAAGGCGAAATTCATGCACTACTAGGGGAAAACGGTGCAGGTAAATCGACTTTAATGAATGTACTTTTCGGTCTATATCAACCAGAAGCCGGAGAAATTAAAGTACGCGGAGAAGCGGTAAAAATTACAGATCCGAATAAAGCAAATGATTTAGGAATCGGAATGGTGCACCAGCACTTTATGCTTGTGGAAAACTTTACGGTTACAGAAAACATCATTTTAGGAAGCGAACCTACGAAACTGGGTGCGATCAACATTAAAGATGCGGCAAAAGACATTGCTGCATTATCGAAGAAATACAACTTGGATGTGGATCCATTTGCGAAAATTGAAGATATTTCTGTCGGAATGCAACAGCGTGTAGAAATTTTAAAAACGTTGTACCGCGGTGCGGAAATCCTTATTTTTGACGAGCCGACTGCATCATTAACACCTCAGGAAATTACAGAATTGATAGCGATTTTAAAACTTCTGATCAAAGAGGGCAAATCGATTATCATCATTACACATAAGCTGAAAGAAATTATGGAAGTATCTGACCGCGTAACAATTATCCGTAAAGGTGAAGGGGTTGGAACGGTCGTAACAGCTGAAACAAACCCGGATCAGCTTGCTGAACTAATGGTTGGCCGACAAGTAGAATTCAAAACAGAAAAAGGGGAAGCAAACCCTGCTGAAGAAATCTTCAAAGTCGAAAACCTTGTTGTAACGGATTACCGCGATGTCGAAAAAGTAAAAGGTCTGAATTTATCAATTCGCCGTGGTGAAATCGTTGGTATTGCAGGGATTGACGGAAATGGTCAATCGGAATTAATCGAAGCAATTACAGGGCTGCGCAAAATTAAGAGCGGTAAAGTGACGTTAGGCGGCAAAGATATTACAGGCTTAAAACCGCGTGAAATTACGGAAACAGGGGTAGGTCATATTCCTCAGGACCGTCACAAACACGGGCTTGTCCTGGATTTCCCTATTGGGCACAATATCGCACTACAAACTTACTACAAATCGCCAATTTCAAAAGGCGTTATTATGGACTATAAGAAAATTAATGAAAAAGCACGCAAAATCATTGAAGAGTATGATGTTCGTACAGGCCATGGCGAAATGACGCCTGCACGTGCGCTATCAGGCGGTAACCAGCAAAAGGCGATTATCGGACGTGAAGTCGACCGTGATCCGGATCTATTGATCGCAGCACTTCCTACTCGTGGATTGGATGTAGGGGCAATTGAATTTATTCACTCTCGTTTAATCGAACAACGTGATAAAGGAAAAGCCGTATTATTGATTTCGTTTGAATTGGATGAAGTAATGAACGTTTCTGACCGCATTGCCGTTATTTATGATGGAACAATCGTCGATACGGTTTATCCGAAAGAAACATCTGAACAAGAGCTTGGCTTATTAATGGCCGGTGAAAAACGTAAAGCAAAGGCAGTTAAGGAGGGGAACGAATAA
- a CDS encoding ABC transporter permease, translating into MSNRVVNLLVPLISVVLGLLVGGIIMVVSGYDAIDGYTALWNGIFGDSYSIGNTIRQITPYILAGLAVAFAFRTGLFNIGVEGQLLMGWLAAAYVGYAIEGLPRIIHLPLALLAAAAAGAFWAFIVGFLKAKLQVHEVIASIMLNYTALYLTNAAIKSLSDGGFKTPTVLESATLRNQWLREITDNSSLHLGIIVALIMVVVMWFILEKTTRGYELKAVGFNKNAAEYAGMNVNRNIILAMTISGVFAGLGGAMEALGTYQNASIKAAASGIGFDGIAVALLGANNPIGVFFGASLFGSLKYGSLNMPNEAGIPEEIVSIIIAVIILFVASGYILRVGLQKFGKKKEGK; encoded by the coding sequence ATGTCAAATCGAGTCGTGAATCTGCTCGTTCCACTTATCTCGGTAGTTTTAGGATTACTTGTCGGCGGTATCATCATGGTTGTCAGCGGCTATGATGCAATCGATGGGTATACAGCACTATGGAATGGTATTTTCGGAGATTCCTATTCTATCGGTAATACAATTCGTCAAATTACACCGTATATTTTAGCGGGTCTGGCGGTAGCATTCGCCTTCCGTACGGGACTGTTCAACATCGGTGTTGAAGGTCAGCTGTTAATGGGTTGGCTTGCAGCGGCATATGTAGGTTATGCCATTGAAGGATTGCCACGTATCATCCACTTGCCATTAGCATTACTTGCAGCAGCAGCAGCGGGTGCATTCTGGGCATTTATCGTAGGTTTCCTGAAAGCAAAACTTCAAGTACACGAAGTAATTGCTTCGATCATGTTAAACTACACAGCATTATATTTAACAAATGCTGCGATTAAATCATTATCAGACGGCGGATTCAAAACGCCGACGGTATTGGAGTCAGCGACATTACGTAATCAGTGGTTACGTGAAATTACGGACAATTCAAGTCTTCACCTGGGGATTATCGTGGCACTGATCATGGTAGTTGTCATGTGGTTTATTTTAGAAAAAACAACGCGCGGTTATGAGTTGAAAGCAGTAGGGTTCAACAAAAACGCTGCTGAATATGCAGGTATGAACGTAAACCGCAACATCATTTTAGCGATGACAATTTCAGGTGTATTCGCCGGCCTGGGCGGTGCGATGGAAGCACTGGGAACATACCAAAACGCTTCGATTAAAGCAGCTGCTTCAGGTATCGGATTCGACGGGATTGCCGTTGCATTACTAGGTGCGAACAATCCGATCGGTGTATTCTTCGGGGCTTCGTTATTTGGTTCCCTGAAATACGGATCATTAAACATGCCGAATGAAGCAGGTATTCCGGAAGAAATCGTATCAATCATTATTGCAGTAATTATTCTATTCGTAGCTTCAGGCTATATTTTACGTGTTGGTTTACAGAAATTCGGAAAGAAAAAGGAGGGCAAGTAA
- a CDS encoding ABC transporter permease — protein MSFLEVLYFIVPSALLYATPLILTGIGALFSERAGVIGLGVEGLMIVGAFTGIYINLEYYDDFGRNVIWLALLASLLAGAIFSLIIAIAAVTFRADQTVTGVALNMLAAAITVFLVKLIYGKGQTDMVQAPLQRFEIPYLADIPFLGPLLFHNVYSTTIIAFIVAIGAWFILYKMPFGLRIRAVGEHPMAADTMGINVAKMRYIGVMISGALAGVGGASLAMTSSSDFSASTVAGQGFIAIAAMIFGKWHPIGTLGAALFFGLAQTLSIGGGNIPFIQDIPPVILQVLPYVLTILALAGFVGKAVAPKASGVPYIKGKR, from the coding sequence ATGAGCTTTTTAGAAGTGTTATACTTTATCGTCCCTTCTGCCCTTTTATACGCAACACCGCTTATTTTAACAGGTATCGGGGCTCTATTCTCGGAGCGTGCAGGGGTAATCGGTCTTGGTGTTGAAGGGTTAATGATTGTCGGTGCATTTACAGGTATTTATATCAACTTGGAATACTATGATGACTTTGGCAGAAACGTAATTTGGCTGGCATTGCTTGCTTCATTACTGGCAGGAGCCATTTTCTCATTAATCATTGCGATTGCAGCAGTAACATTCCGTGCAGACCAAACGGTAACGGGTGTTGCTCTGAACATGCTTGCTGCAGCAATTACTGTTTTCTTAGTAAAACTGATTTACGGTAAAGGTCAAACAGATATGGTCCAAGCACCATTACAACGTTTTGAAATACCGTATTTAGCCGATATACCGTTTTTAGGACCATTGCTGTTCCACAACGTGTATTCAACTACGATTATCGCGTTCATCGTGGCAATCGGTGCATGGTTCATACTTTACAAAATGCCATTCGGTCTGCGTATCCGCGCAGTTGGGGAACATCCGATGGCAGCAGATACAATGGGGATCAACGTAGCGAAAATGCGCTACATCGGTGTAATGATTTCCGGTGCGTTAGCAGGTGTCGGCGGTGCATCATTAGCGATGACATCATCAAGCGACTTCTCTGCATCAACAGTAGCCGGACAAGGATTCATCGCCATCGCCGCAATGATCTTCGGTAAATGGCATCCAATCGGAACATTAGGTGCCGCACTATTCTTCGGCTTGGCACAAACATTAAGTATCGGTGGTGGAAACATCCCGTTCATTCAGGATATCCCACCGGTAATCCTGCAAGTCCTGCCATACGTCCTGACAATCCTGGCATTAGCAGGCTTCGTAGGAAAAGCAGTAGCACCAAAAGCATCAGGCGTCCCTTACATCAAAGGAAAACGCTAA
- the yfmF gene encoding EF-P 5-aminopentanol modification-associated protein YfmF, translating into MFLTTEIAKGVSLHIRQTAQFKTVNFSIKWRAPLNEETAAQRTVLSNVLQHSNEKFPTSASYRSYLDDLFGTVLYFDTAKRGQEHTVLLNVETVNDQYLSHGNVLNEVIDLIQEAIFKPNYENGVFKESIVNREKEMVVQRIQSIFDDKSRYAQKRLTEIIRPNSAASFSANGNIEAVKAITPQSLTKTYEDMLANDVIDIYVVGDINVEEITRKLKAALQFADRNALLKTEEVSAPANIEPYTKETQEMKQGKLHIGYSTPVRFGDEDFPKMQIFNGIFGGYAHSKLFMNVREKESLAYYASSSYSSQYGLLFVVSGIEPANEEKARQLIDEQLKVMQNGEITDLELAQTKAMLINQLKEALDSPRGQIEIFDQYKVLDEPFTMDTWTARWQSVSKEDVQKVAQDIKLEATYFLCGKGE; encoded by the coding sequence TTGTTTTTAACAACAGAAATTGCGAAAGGTGTTTCGCTTCATATACGACAAACCGCCCAATTCAAAACGGTGAACTTTTCGATCAAATGGAGAGCACCATTAAATGAAGAAACAGCGGCACAACGTACAGTATTATCGAATGTCCTGCAGCACAGCAACGAAAAATTTCCAACATCGGCAAGTTACCGCAGCTATTTAGATGACCTGTTCGGCACAGTATTGTATTTTGACACAGCAAAGCGCGGTCAGGAACATACCGTACTATTAAATGTAGAAACAGTAAACGACCAATACTTATCGCATGGCAATGTATTAAATGAAGTAATCGACCTGATCCAGGAAGCGATTTTCAAACCGAACTACGAAAACGGCGTATTTAAAGAATCAATCGTCAACCGTGAAAAAGAAATGGTCGTTCAGCGTATCCAATCGATTTTCGATGACAAATCACGCTACGCACAAAAACGCTTAACAGAAATTATCCGACCAAACAGCGCGGCATCATTTTCCGCAAACGGAAATATCGAAGCTGTAAAAGCGATTACTCCACAATCATTGACAAAAACATACGAAGATATGCTAGCAAATGATGTCATTGATATTTACGTTGTCGGTGATATTAATGTTGAAGAAATAACGCGAAAGTTGAAAGCAGCGCTCCAATTCGCTGACCGCAATGCGCTATTAAAAACAGAAGAAGTTTCAGCTCCTGCAAACATTGAACCATATACGAAAGAAACGCAGGAAATGAAACAAGGGAAACTGCATATCGGCTACTCGACACCAGTACGATTCGGTGATGAAGACTTCCCTAAAATGCAAATTTTCAACGGTATTTTCGGCGGGTATGCCCATTCAAAACTTTTTATGAATGTCCGTGAAAAAGAAAGTTTAGCTTATTATGCATCCAGCTCTTATTCTTCACAATACGGATTACTGTTTGTCGTGTCAGGGATTGAGCCGGCAAATGAAGAAAAGGCACGCCAATTAATTGATGAACAGTTAAAAGTGATGCAAAACGGTGAAATTACCGATTTGGAATTGGCGCAAACGAAAGCGATGCTCATTAACCAGCTAAAAGAAGCGTTGGATTCACCTCGTGGCCAAATTGAAATTTTTGACCAATACAAAGTATTAGACGAACCGTTTACTATGGATACGTGGACAGCACGCTGGCAATCTGTGTCAAAAGAAGATGTGCAAAAAGTGGCACAGGATATTAAATTAGAAGCAACGTATTTCTTATGCGGTAAGGGGGAGTAA